The sequence TTTGTAAGTGTAACAAAACTTGCTCTTTGTTCACTTAAAAATGGGTTCTCTTGAAGTAGTTTTTCTTTATCAAATTTAATAGTCTCATCAAAATCAGACTCTATTGATTTTAATGCTAATGTTAAAAGTAGTTTTCCTTCTTCCATAAAATATCCTTTTTAAATTAAGATAGTTTTGTTATATCCTTAATAGCTTCTATAAATTTATCATCATAATTTACACATTTACAAACTTTATAATCTGCAATACCTATCTCATCAGCTTCTTCTTTATATTCAATACTAAGTTCAAAATCCGTTTCAGAATTATCAACTATAAAAGCAATAGGATAAATTAAAACCTTTTCATCTTTATATTTTTTTAATTCTTCATCTAAAGCTGGTTCTAGCCATTTCATAGGACCAACTTTTGATTGATATGCTAAGGATATTGATTTAAAACCTATATTTTTTTCACTTAAAAATTTTGATAAAATCTCAACATGCTCTTCTACTTGTTTTTGATATGGATCACCAGCATCTACAATTTTTTGAGGTAATCCATGTGCTGAAAATATTAAATTGTATTCACTATAATCATCAACACTATTTTTTATAGTATCAATAATTGACTCATTAAAAAGTTCATTTTTATAAAAAGGATCTATTACTTCAATATTAAATTTTCCTTGAGCAGCTTCTTCAAAATCTTCAACAGAAGACTTAGTAGTAGTTGTAGAATATTGAGGATATAAAGGTAATAAAACTACATCTTTAATTCCTTTTTCTTCTAAATCTTTTATACATTCATTAGCACGTGGAGGTGTATATCTCATAACTTGATAAACACATATATCTGATAAATTATCCTCTACTTTTGAAACTAATTGTTCTGTCAATGGATTTATTGGTGATTGATTTCCAATCTCTTCATAGTTTTTCCATGCAGAATCAAGTCTAGATGTTACAATTATTTTTGCTAAAATTGATCTAAAAAAATCACTTTTTAATGTTAAGATATTTTTATCGTTAAACATATTTGTTAAAAACATTTTTAATTCATTTTTATTTCTTGCACCACCCATATTAAGTAGTACTAATGCTTTTTTGCATTCATTAATCATTATTATTCCTATTTATTTTACTTAAATTTATAATTTCATCACTACACCATGAAGCTAAAGTCATATCATGTGTTATTAATAATATCGCACAATTATCTAAATACTTAACTAAAAGTTTCATAACTTCATATGCAATGATATTATCCAAAGCAGATGTTGGTTCATCAACTAAGAGTAATTCAGGTTTCATAAGCAATGCTCTTAAAATAGAACAACGTTGAAGCTGTCCTCCACTTAACTCATGAGGTTTTTTATCCAATAATACTCTATCTAAAGATAAATCATCACAATATTTTTTAATCTCTTTTTCTAAATCTTTAGATTCTAAGTATATTACATCTTTTATTTGTTCAATAATTTTAAAAGAAGGATGAAATGAACTATAAGGATCTTGATAAATTGAACTTATTTTATTTGCGGTTATATTTCCAGATAAAGGTTTTAAGTTTCCACAGATTAACTCAAAGAGTGTACTTTTCCCACTTCCACTCTTACCTACTATTGAAACTAAGTGTCCTTTTTGTAGTTCTAAATTAAAATCACTATAAATTAGATTTTCTTTTTTATATCCAAAAGAAAGATTCTCTATTTTTAAAAAAGGTTCATTTTTACTCATTTTCAATCCTAAATAATTAAGCAGATACTATATAAAAATAT comes from Arcobacter sp. LA11 and encodes:
- a CDS encoding ATP-binding cassette domain-containing protein, with protein sequence MSKNEPFLKIENLSFGYKKENLIYSDFNLELQKGHLVSIVGKSGSGKSTLFELICGNLKPLSGNITANKISSIYQDPYSSFHPSFKIIEQIKDVIYLESKDLEKEIKKYCDDLSLDRVLLDKKPHELSGGQLQRCSILRALLMKPELLLVDEPTSALDNIIAYEVMKLLVKYLDNCAILLITHDMTLASWCSDEIINLSKINRNNND
- the hemH gene encoding ferrochelatase, with translation MNECKKALVLLNMGGARNKNELKMFLTNMFNDKNILTLKSDFFRSILAKIIVTSRLDSAWKNYEEIGNQSPINPLTEQLVSKVEDNLSDICVYQVMRYTPPRANECIKDLEEKGIKDVVLLPLYPQYSTTTTKSSVEDFEEAAQGKFNIEVIDPFYKNELFNESIIDTIKNSVDDYSEYNLIFSAHGLPQKIVDAGDPYQKQVEEHVEILSKFLSEKNIGFKSISLAYQSKVGPMKWLEPALDEELKKYKDEKVLIYPIAFIVDNSETDFELSIEYKEEADEIGIADYKVCKCVNYDDKFIEAIKDITKLS